Proteins co-encoded in one Salvia splendens isolate huo1 chromosome 4, SspV2, whole genome shotgun sequence genomic window:
- the LOC121799261 gene encoding uncharacterized protein LOC121799261, with translation MGLGVHSNRFVILVDEELETEASMTLVLHDGIADAHIIHEARRAKGIRNGAARNGSSPMEIASDGDHRPVIEAAMKKAFLPCSKPDLFSMTSQFLVWNVQGVANARTKRNLRYLIREHKILFAAVIEPQRTPPALGRNFQDLRFAGSNESGHIWILFHEDWTVEVVDDSRQALHVKIYAAVFPFPIYITIVYGRHTRETRQALWKKLGDISLSMEGRLWLVGGDFNMFLANEERKGSDTDMHRDMMDFAGAIAEC, from the coding sequence ATGGGACTAGGGGTCCATAGTAATAGGTTTGTTATTTTGGTGGATGAGGAGCTTGAGACAGAGGCGTCCATGACCTTAGTTCTGCATGACGGGATCGCAGATGCTCATATTATTCACGAGGCTAGAAGGGCAAAAGGAATACGGAATGGGGCTGCTAGAAATGGGAGCTCACCGATGGAGATCGCTAGTGATGGGGATCACCGACCTGTGATTGAAGCAGCGATGAAGAAAGCGTTTCTACCTTGCTCAAAACCTGATTTGTTCTCCATGACGAGCCAGTTCCTAGTGTGGAATGTTCAGGGTGTGGCGAATGCCCGCACTAAGAGAAATCTGAGATATCTGATTCGAGAACACAAGATTTTGTTTGCAGCAGTGATTGAACCACAGAGGACACCACCAGCTTTAGGGAGGAACTTTCAGGACCTTCGATTTGCGGGATCCAATGAAAGTGGTCATATTTGGATTCTTTTCCATGAGGATTGGACAGTGGAAGTGGTTGATGACTCGAGACAGGCCTTACACGTTAAGATCTATGCCGCAGTCTTCCCTTTCCCGATCTACATCACCATAGTATATGGGCGACACACAAGAGAGACGAGACAGGCACTTTGGAAGAAGTTGGGAGACATCTCGCTGTCTATGGAGGGAAGGCTGTGGCTTGTGGGAGGGGATTTCAATATGTTCCTGGCCAATGAAGAGAGAAAGGGGAGTGACACGGACATGCACAGAGACATGATGGACTTTGCCGGTGCTATTGCCGAGTGCTAG